In one Acidimicrobiales bacterium genomic region, the following are encoded:
- a CDS encoding ABC transporter ATP-binding protein translates to MNDDDGTGGDELSLSGNRAGWRLLVDQVKRQRKGVAVGVLVGLCWTLGKVTVPVLVSIAIDQGIEARDLSVLLPLSLAIGFAGLVAAIFTGLRRYFAFREARRLEATLRDRLFAHVQRMHFAYHDETQTGELMSRGNTDLQQVQNFIVMIPITISNAVTVLLVTIILLFINPLLALLALGSLPFVNFLGRRFSTNLHPAVMGIQRESAELASVVEETVAGVRVIKGFGAEKVQAGRLRKEADDVYEVSMDAARVRATYLPAMELLPNIGLIATLAYGGHLVINGGLSLGELVLFNFFVIMLIWPLRMLGMIVAQAQRAVASAERVAEVLSAEPIIVDDPDAPELVAPRGEVRFEDVTFGYANGDGPVLEHLELVIPAGQSVALVGATGSGKTTIARLIPRFYDVQGGRVLIDGTDVRDARLRSVRRTVGIVFEDTFLFSDTISANIAFADPDADHVAVERAARLAGAHDFILELPDGYRTEIGERGFSLSGGQRQRIAIARAILADPRVLILDDATSSVDPTKEHEIRDALEEVMTDRTTIVIAHRPATIALADQVALLDRGRIIAQGTHVELLANDARYREVLAAVTAGEVVPSGVPADGDGLTAVEPTGNGRATEGVRR, encoded by the coding sequence CCATCGACCAGGGCATCGAGGCGCGTGACCTCAGCGTGCTGCTGCCCCTGTCGCTCGCCATCGGCTTCGCCGGCCTGGTCGCCGCGATCTTCACCGGCCTGCGCCGCTACTTCGCGTTCCGCGAGGCCCGTCGCCTCGAGGCGACGCTGCGCGACCGGCTGTTCGCCCACGTGCAGCGGATGCACTTCGCCTACCACGACGAGACCCAGACCGGCGAGCTGATGAGCAGGGGCAACACCGACCTGCAGCAGGTCCAGAACTTCATCGTGATGATCCCCATCACCATCTCCAACGCGGTGACGGTGCTGCTCGTCACGATCATCCTGCTGTTCATCAACCCGCTGCTGGCGCTGCTGGCCCTGGGCTCGCTCCCGTTCGTGAACTTCCTGGGCCGGCGGTTCTCCACCAACCTCCACCCGGCGGTCATGGGCATCCAGCGGGAGTCGGCCGAGCTGGCCAGCGTGGTGGAGGAGACCGTCGCCGGCGTGCGGGTCATCAAGGGCTTCGGTGCCGAGAAGGTCCAGGCCGGTCGGCTCCGCAAGGAGGCCGACGACGTCTACGAGGTGTCGATGGACGCCGCCCGCGTCCGGGCCACCTACCTGCCGGCCATGGAGCTGCTGCCCAACATCGGCCTCATCGCCACCCTGGCCTACGGCGGCCACCTGGTGATCAACGGCGGCCTGAGCCTCGGCGAGCTGGTCCTGTTCAACTTCTTCGTGATCATGCTCATCTGGCCGCTGCGCATGCTGGGGATGATCGTGGCCCAGGCCCAGCGGGCCGTGGCGTCGGCCGAGCGCGTGGCCGAGGTCCTCTCCGCCGAGCCGATCATCGTCGACGACCCCGACGCCCCCGAGCTGGTCGCGCCCCGCGGCGAGGTTCGCTTCGAGGACGTCACCTTCGGCTACGCCAACGGCGACGGGCCGGTGCTCGAGCACCTCGAGCTGGTCATCCCCGCCGGCCAGTCGGTCGCCCTGGTGGGCGCCACCGGGTCGGGCAAGACCACCATCGCCCGGCTGATCCCCCGCTTCTACGACGTCCAGGGTGGGCGGGTGCTCATCGACGGCACCGATGTCCGCGACGCCCGGTTGCGGAGCGTGCGTCGCACCGTGGGCATCGTCTTCGAGGACACGTTCCTCTTCAGCGACACCATCTCCGCGAACATCGCCTTCGCCGACCCCGACGCCGACCACGTCGCGGTGGAGCGGGCCGCCCGCCTCGCCGGCGCCCACGACTTCATCCTCGAGCTTCCCGACGGCTACCGGACCGAGATCGGCGAGCGGGGCTTCTCCCTCTCCGGCGGGCAGCGCCAGCGCATCGCCATCGCCCGGGCCATCCTCGCCGACCCCCGGGTGCTGATCCTCGACGACGCCACCTCCTCGGTCGACCCCACCAAGGAGCACGAGATCCGCGATGCCCTCGAGGAGGTCATGACCGACCGCACCACCATCGTGATCGCCCACCGGCCGGCCACCATCGCCCTCGCCGACCAGGTGGCCCTCCTCGACCGCGGCCGCATCATCGCCCAGGGCACCCACGTCGAGCTCCTCGCCAACGACGCCCGCTACCGCGAGGTCCTCGCCGCGGTGACCGCCGGCGAGGTCGTGCCCTCCGGGGTCCCCGCCGACGGCGACGGGCTCACCGCCGTCGAGCCCACGGGCAACGGGCGAGCCACCGAGGGGGTGCGTCGCTGA